In Cloacibacillus sp., the following are encoded in one genomic region:
- a CDS encoding RsmB/NOP family class I SAM-dependent RNA methyltransferase: MRGLEAALSIYGEVRGGAFASEALRKVYTNIAPNDRTLAATLVYCTLRRQALWKTMLVKFCKRNARDLPELTTNALMVGIAGIMELKHFALPVLINGIVQAIKNNGDERDIGLVNAVLHTVADEGVKFMENLSKSSALRDQALYWGVPGWAAAQWSKELSIAEAKKLVRGSGMRTYLSLRLSSGVDREKYIEEYNATGRKAWASPFLEYSVRTAANPYPVDLPGFGEGRIMPQSESSMLIAEQLAKRRQEGLVLDMCCGRGVKTGQLADLMPEAKIEAWDLSEGKLKSARFEMMRLHAEDRVKFKHGDALLLEPDEAPSMILLDAPCTGSGTWGRHPESKWRCTPEQAEENSKLQKQLLERAVEMLKPGGVIAYSTCSLFRDENEKVAADIIGRHPEIVELPIGRTAKFMQKGKPYGTIIMPALPWVDGFYMALLSKRK; this comes from the coding sequence ATGAGAGGATTAGAGGCCGCTCTTTCTATATACGGCGAAGTTCGCGGCGGCGCGTTTGCGTCGGAGGCGCTTCGCAAGGTCTACACCAACATAGCGCCGAACGACCGCACGCTCGCGGCGACGCTTGTCTACTGCACGCTGCGCAGGCAGGCGCTGTGGAAGACGATGCTTGTGAAATTTTGCAAGAGAAACGCGCGCGACCTGCCGGAGCTTACGACAAACGCGCTCATGGTGGGCATAGCCGGCATCATGGAGCTGAAACATTTCGCTCTGCCGGTGCTCATAAACGGTATAGTACAGGCGATAAAAAACAACGGAGACGAACGCGACATAGGCCTCGTCAACGCCGTTTTGCACACCGTGGCTGACGAGGGCGTGAAGTTCATGGAGAACCTCAGCAAAAGCTCTGCTCTGCGCGACCAGGCGCTTTACTGGGGCGTCCCGGGATGGGCCGCCGCGCAGTGGTCGAAAGAACTTTCTATCGCCGAGGCCAAGAAGCTCGTTCGCGGCAGCGGCATGAGGACCTATCTTTCTCTGCGTCTTTCAAGCGGCGTCGACCGCGAAAAATATATTGAGGAATACAACGCGACGGGCCGCAAGGCATGGGCCTCGCCGTTTCTTGAATACTCCGTGCGCACGGCGGCCAATCCCTATCCGGTCGACCTTCCCGGTTTCGGCGAAGGCCGGATAATGCCGCAGAGCGAATCGTCGATGCTAATTGCCGAGCAGCTTGCAAAGCGCAGACAGGAGGGCCTTGTGCTCGACATGTGCTGCGGGCGCGGCGTAAAGACGGGACAGCTTGCCGACCTGATGCCCGAAGCTAAAATAGAGGCGTGGGATCTTTCCGAGGGAAAGCTCAAATCCGCGCGCTTTGAGATGATGCGCCTCCACGCGGAGGACCGCGTCAAATTCAAGCACGGTGACGCGCTCCTGCTTGAGCCGGACGAGGCGCCGTCCATGATACTTCTTGACGCCCCCTGCACCGGAAGCGGCACCTGGGGCAGACACCCCGAAAGCAAATGGCGCTGCACGCCGGAGCAGGCCGAAGAAAACAGCAAGCTGCAAAAACAGCTGCTTGAGCGCGCCGTGGAGATGCTGAAGCCAGGCGGCGTCATAGCCTACAGCACATGCAGCCTCTTCCGCGATGAAAACGAAAAAGTCGCCGCCGACATCATCGGACGGCATCCTGAGATAGTCGAGCTGCCGATAGGCCGCACCGCCAAGTTCATGCAGAAGGGCAAGCCGTACGGCACGATAATAATGCCGGCTCTGCCGTGGGTGGACGGTTTTTATATGGCGCTCTTGTCCAAAAGGAAATAA
- a CDS encoding PASTA domain-containing protein codes for MGKLHRWGMIFAFLVIIGCAYIGIKMVFIEDKDTDVPSVTGMQLVDAVDALQSKGLLAKVDKVDSPMAAETVVSQNLPAGEKVAKGKVILLRVSKGGAIQLIPDVRGMRFEEGVKKLSDAGFKVDKVVRVTDKLKQDGCIIAQNPASPQQVAANCMVGLLVSSGVKGENAFVAVPELTGSDRQAAIDMLEQLGLKLGQSAEAPSASAPVGSVLNSRPRAGAKIPAGSLVNLTFARAPLPTETTTEVPPAAGDRDPERAEAVRKVVIQETTPAVIPSKVPAVKEEPAKKTEPAKPAEPAKPAQTKPVTLPDAAKAEKPAVKAPEAPKSAPADTASKKTAKVRYQAPPLSKPLSLKIEITDASGTRVLKDGLAQSGEYISMNVPYSGEARITIFLGGDFVWQDRFN; via the coding sequence ATGGGTAAATTGCATCGCTGGGGAATGATATTTGCCTTTCTCGTAATAATCGGCTGCGCCTACATTGGTATAAAGATGGTTTTTATCGAGGATAAGGATACCGACGTTCCGTCCGTAACGGGAATGCAGTTGGTCGACGCGGTCGACGCGCTCCAGTCAAAGGGGCTTCTTGCCAAGGTCGACAAGGTCGATTCCCCGATGGCGGCGGAGACTGTGGTCTCGCAGAACCTACCCGCTGGGGAGAAGGTCGCTAAAGGCAAGGTGATCCTGCTTCGCGTAAGCAAAGGCGGGGCGATACAGCTCATCCCCGACGTGCGCGGCATGAGGTTTGAAGAGGGCGTCAAGAAACTAAGCGACGCCGGCTTCAAGGTCGACAAGGTCGTGCGCGTCACAGATAAATTAAAACAAGACGGCTGCATAATAGCGCAGAACCCCGCCTCTCCGCAGCAGGTGGCGGCGAACTGCATGGTCGGCCTTCTGGTCAGCAGCGGAGTGAAGGGCGAGAACGCTTTCGTCGCCGTGCCGGAGCTGACAGGCAGCGATCGTCAGGCGGCTATTGACATGCTTGAACAGCTAGGCCTCAAGCTCGGTCAGAGCGCCGAGGCGCCTTCCGCCTCCGCGCCAGTGGGCAGCGTGCTGAACTCAAGGCCGCGCGCCGGAGCCAAAATTCCGGCGGGTTCGCTCGTAAACCTCACCTTCGCAAGAGCGCCGCTGCCGACTGAAACGACGACGGAGGTTCCTCCCGCGGCCGGAGATCGTGACCCGGAACGCGCGGAGGCCGTGCGCAAAGTCGTCATACAGGAGACGACGCCCGCGGTCATACCGTCAAAAGTTCCCGCTGTGAAGGAAGAGCCGGCAAAGAAGACGGAACCGGCCAAGCCCGCGGAACCGGCGAAACCGGCGCAGACAAAGCCCGTGACGCTTCCTGACGCCGCGAAGGCGGAAAAGCCCGCAGTAAAAGCGCCGGAGGCGCCAAAGTCCGCGCCTGCGGATACGGCCTCTAAAAAAACGGCGAAGGTGCGTTATCAGGCGCCGCCGCTTTCCAAGCCGCTCTCATTGAAGATAGAGATAACGGACGCCTCCGGCACCCGCGTCTTAAAGGACGGCCTGGCGCAGAGCGGAGAATATATCTCAATGAACGTGCCCTATTCGGGAGAGGCGCGCATAACTATTTTCCTTGGAGGAGATTTCGTATGGCAGGATCGCTTCAACTAA
- the rpe gene encoding ribulose-phosphate 3-epimerase has product MAGSLQLKELKGGRDMIISPSLLSCDILNMESHIEKLEGEADWLHVDVMDGHFVPNLSYGPALVKALRKRYPSAFLDVHIMVEPAEDFLDMFLEAGPSLLTVHAEAAKHIHRVLQKIKGAGVLAGVSINPGTAAQPLDPVLHLCDLVLVMSVNPGYGGQSFIPETLEQVRWLAGRRAERELGYIIEIDGGISPANIKEAAEAGCDAAVAGSAVFGRPSPAEAVREMRRAVAREALSNEY; this is encoded by the coding sequence ATGGCAGGATCGCTTCAACTAAAAGAGCTTAAGGGCGGCAGAGATATGATAATTTCACCATCTCTGCTCTCCTGCGACATTCTGAACATGGAAAGCCACATAGAAAAACTGGAGGGAGAGGCGGACTGGCTCCATGTGGACGTAATGGACGGCCACTTCGTGCCGAACCTGTCCTATGGTCCGGCGCTGGTCAAAGCGCTGCGCAAAAGATACCCGAGCGCCTTCCTTGACGTGCATATAATGGTAGAGCCGGCGGAGGACTTCCTCGACATGTTTCTTGAGGCCGGCCCGTCGTTGCTTACAGTCCACGCGGAGGCGGCAAAGCACATCCACCGCGTGCTCCAGAAGATAAAGGGCGCGGGTGTGCTCGCCGGAGTCTCCATCAACCCCGGCACGGCGGCGCAGCCTCTTGACCCTGTGCTGCATCTCTGCGACCTCGTCCTCGTAATGTCGGTCAACCCCGGCTACGGAGGCCAGTCTTTTATACCGGAGACGCTTGAGCAGGTGCGCTGGCTTGCCGGCAGGCGCGCGGAACGCGAGCTTGGCTACATCATCGAAATAGACGGCGGCATCAGCCCCGCTAACATAAAAGAGGCGGCGGAGGCCGGATGCGACGCGGCTGTGGCCGGAAGCGCGGTCTTTGGAAGACCGTCGCCCGCCGAAGCTGTTCGGGAGATGCGGCGCGCCGTTGCCAGGGAGGCTCTCTCAAATGAATACTGA
- a CDS encoding DUF4115 domain-containing protein has translation MNTDKTAAERTPEQKKADDARVLGAKLREIREAQGLTLDDACDALKIQQKYLSAIESGSLELLPKGPFCRSFLRQYCGYLKADDLWKRYDKLTNKKNEALDAYNKEDEEANYTSNPKIFRKSSYLWVYMVIVLCLGSAAWITWQYRSEIKVGATTPLDGGTAPIVESKQHEQPAPAPAPVSQEASAPAATQPASVDLGWMDGKVPVKAAPPKAPLSSDAAAVTTSVDAARVPAPAANVPPAAGNAVLRVAPTVTIWIKATVGGKSKFEGLLKQGETKDFTPDADTPLRVRYGNPAKTNISWMGSAEAPVTRSGSPVTKYYWSDGTVTDTRNR, from the coding sequence ATGAATACTGACAAGACGGCCGCCGAAAGGACTCCTGAACAAAAGAAAGCGGACGACGCGCGCGTCCTCGGCGCGAAACTGCGCGAGATCCGCGAAGCGCAGGGCCTCACACTGGACGACGCCTGCGACGCCTTAAAAATACAGCAAAAATATCTGTCAGCGATAGAATCCGGCTCGCTGGAACTCCTGCCCAAAGGCCCCTTCTGCCGCAGCTTTCTGCGCCAGTACTGCGGATACCTCAAGGCGGACGACCTCTGGAAACGGTACGACAAACTGACAAATAAAAAAAACGAGGCGCTTGACGCCTACAACAAAGAAGACGAAGAGGCAAACTATACAAGCAACCCTAAAATATTCCGCAAGAGTTCATACCTATGGGTCTATATGGTAATTGTCCTCTGCCTCGGAAGCGCGGCTTGGATAACGTGGCAGTACAGAAGCGAAATAAAGGTCGGCGCGACCACTCCGCTTGACGGAGGCACTGCGCCGATCGTCGAGTCAAAGCAGCACGAACAGCCAGCGCCGGCTCCCGCGCCCGTCTCGCAGGAGGCCTCCGCGCCCGCCGCAACGCAGCCCGCTTCGGTAGATTTGGGCTGGATGGACGGCAAAGTGCCAGTGAAGGCGGCGCCTCCCAAAGCGCCTCTCTCATCTGATGCGGCAGCTGTCACGACAAGCGTGGATGCAGCTAGAGTGCCTGCGCCCGCCGCAAACGTCCCTCCGGCCGCGGGGAACGCCGTGCTTAGAGTGGCTCCGACCGTTACGATATGGATAAAGGCGACGGTAGGAGGCAAGTCCAAGTTCGAGGGGCTTCTGAAACAGGGCGAAACAAAGGACTTCACGCCCGATGCCGACACGCCGTTGCGCGTGCGTTACGGCAATCCGGCTAAGACGAACATCTCGTGGATGGGATCTGCCGAAGCGCCTGTGACCCGCTCGGGCAGCCCGGTCACCAAATATTACTGGAGCGACGGGACCGTTACCGATACGAGAAACCGCTGA
- a CDS encoding capsule biosynthesis protein CapB, with product MKPEIRIAVTGGRGKSGVTRLIHAGLAACGLRVRSRITGVLPRELSRDGERAIMRSGAASAYEAGWWFRRLPQDTQAVVCENSAVTPALQGLLPAFIAPSVTVLTNTALDHTELWGADETSVLRALSEALPRGGKVVLPEALAVRLDMRLLAEERALSLFPVAPDPSLPHPFSINIALALAACFLSGADEAVARAAMESLPPDIADSCIIETGGAQLAFAFSINDLQSTESYFTQLGWEVRDTVCLYNHRADRSARFDAFYPWMKTAAWREVQIIGDRPPRLRDKYVPLCGTAAFEALVIKNKKSFGCGNTVYGLPLEFKLETEAGKKMRGIDGR from the coding sequence ATGAAGCCGGAAATAAGAATAGCCGTCACAGGCGGCCGCGGAAAAAGCGGCGTAACGCGCCTTATACACGCGGGCCTTGCCGCCTGCGGTCTTCGCGTGCGTTCGCGCATAACGGGCGTGCTGCCGCGCGAGCTGTCGCGCGACGGCGAGCGCGCCATCATGCGTTCCGGCGCCGCCTCCGCCTATGAGGCCGGATGGTGGTTTCGGCGGCTGCCGCAAGACACGCAGGCCGTAGTCTGTGAAAACAGCGCCGTTACACCTGCGCTGCAGGGGCTTCTTCCCGCCTTTATAGCGCCTTCGGTCACGGTGCTCACAAATACCGCACTGGACCACACGGAGCTTTGGGGCGCCGATGAAACTTCCGTGCTGCGCGCGCTCTCTGAGGCGCTGCCGCGCGGAGGCAAAGTCGTGCTGCCGGAGGCGCTTGCCGTGCGGTTAGATATGCGCCTGCTTGCCGAAGAACGTGCGCTTTCTCTCTTTCCCGTCGCGCCCGACCCCAGCCTTCCCCATCCGTTTTCGATCAACATCGCGCTTGCGCTTGCCGCCTGTTTTTTATCCGGCGCGGACGAGGCGGTGGCGCGCGCCGCGATGGAGAGCCTTCCGCCCGACATCGCGGACTCCTGTATAATAGAAACTGGCGGTGCGCAGCTTGCATTCGCCTTTTCAATAAACGACCTGCAAAGCACGGAAAGCTATTTCACGCAGCTTGGCTGGGAGGTTCGTGACACCGTATGTCTTTACAATCACAGGGCGGACAGGAGCGCGCGCTTTGACGCCTTTTATCCGTGGATGAAGACAGCCGCGTGGCGTGAGGTGCAGATAATAGGCGACAGACCTCCGCGGCTCAGGGATAAATATGTGCCGCTTTGCGGCACCGCCGCCTTTGAGGCGCTTGTAATAAAAAATAAAAAGAGCTTCGGCTGCGGCAACACCGTCTACGGACTGCCGCTGGAATTCAAACTAGAGACCGAAGCCGGAAAGAAGATGCGCGGCATAGATGGAAGATAA
- a CDS encoding poly-gamma-glutamate biosynthesis protein PgsC/CapC has product MEDNLTLILAAGVAASMIWHRRTGLSSGGIVSPGVLAMTMGDLRRVAAGIAVAVAVALVLRLIRHFRPLFGHERTGTAMLLALVIRFAAGGASADPLWFGWVVPGLIGADVERQGAVQTLSSLFITAFAALFFVTLAKAASEYLLQWI; this is encoded by the coding sequence ATGGAAGATAATTTAACGCTTATCCTAGCGGCCGGAGTGGCCGCCTCGATGATATGGCACAGGCGCACGGGGCTCTCATCGGGAGGCATAGTATCGCCGGGCGTTCTGGCAATGACGATGGGCGACCTACGCCGCGTCGCGGCTGGCATCGCCGTGGCGGTGGCGGTGGCCCTTGTTCTGCGGCTCATCCGGCACTTTAGGCCGCTTTTTGGACACGAACGCACAGGTACCGCGATGCTGCTTGCGCTTGTCATACGTTTTGCCGCGGGAGGCGCCTCCGCCGACCCGCTGTGGTTCGGCTGGGTGGTGCCGGGACTGATCGGCGCGGACGTTGAAAGACAGGGCGCGGTGCAGACGCTTTCATCGCTCTTTATCACAGCCTTTGCCGCGCTCTTTTTCGTAACGCTCGCCAAAGCCGCGTCGGAGTACCTTCTGCAATGGATATAG
- the pgsW gene encoding poly-gamma-glutamate system protein — translation MDIADFRGYKASVRRKRLAAGALLVVAALLMALAWYLSGSSLSPEEEKLYARVTRAHQSITAFKKELGISTPKADDPHATGLIGLEWSPLTTTIGAPAAKRTAADARWAVITSRWLDTLGVKRGDSVVVLSSSSFPGMILNVLTALEARGVKVTMLLSLGSSTYGANDPRATWPDIAARLRKEGLLHTAATYYSYGGDEDNGGGISGEGLQMMRDAAARYGVPLVPKKNLREMVAWKMSLIKKIDPKAVISIGGSHSSMGDDDAVLKLEPGLHLKPSPYAGDGLIGASLNAGYPVIHLLNMKELCAQNHVPFDAAPSALLYGGRSALFSLAGLFIFFAALFCYPRWKMI, via the coding sequence ATGGATATAGCAGATTTTCGCGGGTATAAGGCCTCCGTGCGCCGCAAGCGGCTTGCCGCGGGCGCGCTGCTTGTTGTTGCGGCGCTTCTTATGGCGCTTGCCTGGTATCTTTCCGGCTCGTCGCTCTCACCGGAGGAGGAAAAGCTTTACGCGCGCGTCACACGCGCCCACCAGTCTATAACCGCCTTCAAAAAAGAACTCGGCATCTCGACGCCAAAGGCGGACGACCCTCACGCAACGGGCCTGATAGGGCTTGAATGGAGCCCGCTTACTACCACGATAGGGGCGCCTGCCGCGAAACGTACGGCGGCGGACGCAAGATGGGCCGTCATCACCTCGCGCTGGCTAGACACTCTGGGCGTCAAGCGCGGCGACAGCGTAGTGGTGCTCTCTTCCTCATCTTTTCCCGGCATGATACTGAACGTGCTTACGGCGCTTGAAGCGCGCGGCGTGAAGGTGACGATGCTGCTCTCGCTCGGTTCTTCCACCTACGGTGCGAACGATCCGCGCGCTACGTGGCCCGACATCGCGGCGCGCCTGCGAAAAGAGGGGCTGCTGCACACCGCCGCCACCTATTATTCTTATGGCGGCGATGAAGACAACGGCGGCGGGATAAGCGGCGAGGGGCTCCAAATGATGCGAGATGCCGCCGCGCGCTACGGCGTGCCGCTTGTCCCAAAGAAAAATCTGCGTGAGATGGTGGCGTGGAAGATGTCGCTCATAAAAAAAATAGATCCAAAGGCGGTGATCAGCATCGGAGGCTCACATTCGTCAATGGGCGACGACGACGCCGTACTGAAGCTTGAACCGGGCCTCCATCTCAAACCGTCGCCGTATGCCGGAGACGGACTCATCGGAGCTTCGCTTAATGCGGGCTACCCGGTAATACACCTGCTCAACATGAAAGAGCTATGCGCGCAGAACCACGTTCCGTTTGACGCCGCGCCCTCCGCGCTGCTCTACGGCGGCCGCTCCGCGCTCTTTTCGCTTGCCGGTCTTTTTATATTTTTTGCCGCGCTCTTTTGTTACCCGCGCTGGAAAATGATATAA
- a CDS encoding lactate utilization protein produces the protein MDFQEAKKESAKNKALVLCRALEKKGYRAVFAADRDEAVKTALEMIPDGASVGIPGTLTVRELGLPAALEAKGCRVTHHWDPSFSAEERNAAFIAENLSDWVVTSTNAVTFDGTLVNIDGTGNRVAAMAWAPGKILYIIGVNKITPDLETAIKRVHNEATPPNALRLGRKTPCAATGICANCEGPNRICNILSIIEHAPGGRDCRVIVVGEELGY, from the coding sequence ATGGACTTCCAAGAGGCAAAAAAAGAAAGTGCAAAAAACAAGGCGCTCGTACTCTGCCGCGCTCTTGAAAAAAAAGGCTACAGGGCTGTATTTGCGGCGGATAGAGACGAGGCCGTTAAAACGGCGCTTGAAATGATACCGGACGGAGCCTCCGTCGGCATTCCCGGCACTCTCACCGTGCGCGAGCTGGGACTTCCTGCGGCGCTTGAGGCAAAAGGCTGCCGCGTTACGCACCATTGGGATCCGTCGTTCTCAGCGGAGGAAAGAAACGCCGCATTCATCGCGGAGAATCTCTCCGATTGGGTGGTGACCAGCACAAACGCCGTAACGTTCGACGGTACGCTCGTCAACATCGACGGCACCGGCAACCGGGTCGCCGCGATGGCGTGGGCGCCGGGCAAGATACTCTACATAATAGGCGTGAATAAAATAACGCCGGACCTTGAGACCGCAATAAAGCGCGTCCATAACGAAGCCACGCCGCCAAACGCGCTGCGCCTCGGCAGAAAAACGCCCTGCGCCGCGACGGGTATCTGCGCAAACTGCGAAGGCCCAAACAGGATCTGCAACATACTTTCCATAATAGAACACGCGCCCGGCGGCCGCGACTGCCGCGTCATAGTGGTCGGCGAGGAGCTCGGTTACTAA
- a CDS encoding DUF6305 family protein: protein MKKVLCLMTLLLGFATSAFALEIQTPIIATTCGQTPGAMMVKMSANQAKVTPAEHNNGLTAADLVGKNYKTLIVTAGTSGKGMGAAGTDIDKEIKRCQALIKEAKKLGMTVIGAQVEGMARRTDASDEKSIKAIMPLCDAILIVKDSDKDGFFTTYAKQIKKPLIVAKDSLEVGKKLAEMQKK from the coding sequence ATGAAGAAAGTTTTATGTTTAATGACGCTGCTTTTAGGTTTTGCGACATCGGCATTCGCTCTTGAGATCCAAACGCCGATCATCGCCACAACGTGCGGCCAGACGCCCGGCGCGATGATGGTCAAAATGTCCGCAAACCAGGCCAAGGTGACGCCCGCCGAGCACAATAACGGTCTCACCGCAGCCGACCTCGTAGGCAAGAATTACAAGACGCTCATCGTAACGGCCGGCACCAGCGGCAAGGGAATGGGCGCTGCTGGCACCGACATCGACAAAGAGATCAAACGCTGCCAGGCTCTCATCAAAGAGGCTAAAAAGCTTGGGATGACCGTCATCGGAGCGCAGGTGGAGGGCATGGCCCGCCGCACCGACGCCTCTGACGAAAAATCCATCAAGGCCATCATGCCGCTCTGCGACGCCATCCTCATCGTGAAGGACAGCGACAAGGACGGATTCTTCACCACATACGCCAAGCAGATCAAAAAGCCCCTTATCGTAGCGAAGGATTCCCTCGAGGTCGGTAAAAAACTGGCAGAGATGCAGAAGAAGTAG
- a CDS encoding C4-dicarboxylate ABC transporter, whose translation MFAYAYTILAIIVAAFLVAKFFKLSTELSMLLAACAAALYHGVTYAGDIFPVRYIVEGMFTYFDVCLIFITATFFMSLIKESGGVAFIVRKIVARFRTRRMVCLLLLTLVMLIPGALTGSGATTVLTVGALVGSVLAVMGVSAEKRVAAIFLTAAMSAAAPPINIWAMMAAAGANMPYVGFTWPLAILSVFGAVFSMFYLAWGGDAIDEKQVLALLPEPPEKMSWMRVIIPFIVLGALIVAGRVFPFSFPILGLPLIFMIAAGAAILLSPIKLDIWKVSCDTVTNLLPLVGIMVVVGALNEVMAMTGARGLISLLIVTLPITTLFATLFFILPISEGMLQYAVAPLIGVPLIMLFNMKGLNPIICLSAMATLWPLGDCLPPTAVVGRAAVMELDYKGSYYAGFVKSCIVPFIAISAVCTLFLVFSKELSFLAQ comes from the coding sequence ATGTTCGCTTACGCCTATACTATCTTGGCCATAATAGTAGCGGCCTTTTTAGTAGCAAAATTCTTTAAACTATCAACGGAGCTTTCTATGCTCTTAGCAGCGTGCGCCGCGGCTTTATACCACGGCGTCACCTACGCGGGCGACATCTTCCCCGTGCGCTACATCGTTGAAGGCATGTTCACCTATTTCGACGTCTGCCTCATCTTCATAACGGCGACCTTTTTCATGTCGCTCATTAAAGAATCTGGCGGCGTCGCCTTCATCGTGCGCAAAATAGTGGCGAGGTTCAGGACGCGCCGCATGGTGTGCCTGCTGCTGCTCACGCTGGTCATGCTGATCCCCGGAGCGCTCACTGGTTCGGGCGCTACGACGGTGCTTACGGTGGGCGCGCTTGTCGGTTCCGTGCTTGCCGTGATGGGCGTCAGCGCTGAAAAACGCGTAGCCGCGATATTCCTCACGGCGGCTATGAGCGCGGCGGCTCCCCCCATCAATATATGGGCGATGATGGCGGCGGCCGGCGCGAACATGCCCTACGTCGGCTTCACGTGGCCGCTTGCGATACTTTCCGTCTTTGGCGCCGTCTTTTCCATGTTCTACCTTGCGTGGGGCGGAGACGCCATCGACGAAAAACAGGTGCTTGCGCTGCTGCCCGAGCCTCCTGAGAAGATGAGCTGGATGCGCGTCATAATCCCCTTCATCGTTCTTGGCGCGCTCATCGTGGCGGGACGAGTCTTCCCATTCAGCTTCCCGATACTGGGCCTTCCGCTCATATTCATGATAGCGGCCGGCGCGGCCATCCTGCTCAGCCCCATCAAGCTGGACATCTGGAAGGTCTCCTGCGACACCGTCACCAACCTTCTGCCGCTGGTCGGCATCATGGTGGTGGTAGGCGCGCTCAACGAAGTGATGGCGATGACAGGTGCGCGCGGACTGATTTCGCTGCTCATAGTCACGCTGCCGATCACCACGCTCTTTGCGACACTCTTTTTTATACTCCCCATCTCGGAGGGTATGCTGCAGTACGCCGTAGCCCCGCTCATCGGAGTGCCGCTCATAATGCTCTTCAACATGAAGGGGCTCAACCCGATAATCTGCCTATCCGCGATGGCGACGCTCTGGCCGCTTGGCGACTGTCTGCCGCCTACCGCCGTAGTCGGACGCGCCGCGGTGATGGAGCTGGACTACAAAGGCAGCTACTACGCGGGCTTTGTAAAGAGCTGCATCGTACCCTTCATAGCCATCTCTGCCGTCTGCACGCTATTCCTTGTTTTCAGCAAGGAACTGTCGTTCTTGGCGCAGTAG
- a CDS encoding succinylglutamate desuccinylase: MTKLNAVKIIAAVAAIGAIAVSGKEFRDMWNFKEPSVIGPQTIVKRLSDYEPTMKGTTNDSNIYIIDSGKPGGTVMVLGGTHPEEPASNISTALLLENAKLDKGRLIIVNRANRSASLATRSGEAYPSYDHVKTPWGEKTWRTGDRAANPLDSWPDPEVYIHYPSRQMLAYMDIRNLNRAWPGRKDGLIAERTTHALMQLIKKEKVNLVMDLHEAELEYPVINTIVTHEKGQDVAAMTSMGLTANEFKVPLNMEFSPKALHGLSHREIGDHSDAASILFEVAEPFLDRIRGITDEKLLMTGKDDFVRKAGDHKLLYSPIDENGWPIDTRVGRHVSTVLDAIKNYSDMNPDKAVVVEGVPRYKEIIEKGLGKFFKNPADAPADKVVYD, from the coding sequence ATGACCAAATTAAATGCAGTAAAGATAATAGCGGCTGTTGCTGCCATCGGTGCCATCGCCGTCTCAGGCAAAGAGTTCCGCGACATGTGGAACTTCAAGGAGCCCTCTGTCATCGGACCGCAGACCATAGTCAAAAGACTTTCGGACTACGAGCCGACGATGAAGGGCACGACCAACGACAGCAACATTTACATCATCGACAGCGGAAAGCCCGGCGGCACCGTCATGGTACTCGGCGGAACTCATCCAGAGGAGCCGGCCAGCAACATTTCGACCGCACTGCTTCTTGAAAACGCGAAGCTGGACAAGGGACGCCTCATCATCGTCAACCGCGCAAACAGAAGCGCGTCGCTCGCCACGCGTAGCGGCGAAGCCTATCCCTCATACGACCACGTCAAGACCCCTTGGGGCGAAAAGACCTGGCGTACCGGAGACCGCGCGGCAAACCCGCTAGACTCATGGCCCGACCCAGAGGTCTATATCCATTATCCAAGCAGGCAGATGCTCGCCTACATGGATATACGCAACTTAAACAGAGCGTGGCCGGGGCGCAAGGACGGCCTCATAGCCGAACGCACCACGCACGCGCTGATGCAGCTCATCAAAAAAGAGAAGGTCAACCTCGTCATGGACCTTCACGAAGCCGAGCTTGAATATCCCGTTATCAACACCATCGTCACGCACGAAAAGGGACAGGACGTAGCCGCGATGACCTCTATGGGCCTCACGGCCAACGAGTTCAAAGTGCCGCTCAATATGGAGTTTTCGCCCAAGGCGCTGCACGGCCTCTCTCACCGCGAGATAGGCGACCACTCCGACGCGGCCTCCATCCTCTTTGAGGTGGCCGAACCGTTCCTTGACCGTATCCGCGGCATCACCGACGAAAAACTGCTGATGACCGGCAAGGATGATTTCGTGCGTAAAGCGGGCGACCACAAGCTGCTCTATTCGCCCATCGACGAAAACGGTTGGCCCATCGACACGCGCGTAGGCCGCCATGTCTCCACCGTGCTTGACGCCATCAAAAACTACAGCGACATGAACCCGGACAAAGCCGTAGTCGTCGAAGGCGTGCCGAGATACAAAGAGATAATAGAAAAGGGGCTCGGCAAATTCTTCAAAAACCCCGCAGACGCGCCCGCGGACAAAGTCGTTTACGACTAA